From a single Aspergillus puulaauensis MK2 DNA, chromosome 2, nearly complete sequence genomic region:
- a CDS encoding Zn(II)2Cys6 transcription factor domain-containing protein (COG:S;~EggNog:ENOG410PUYM;~InterPro:IPR036236,IPR036864,IPR007219,IPR013087, IPR001138;~PFAM:PF00172,PF04082;~go_function: GO:0000981 - DNA-binding transcription factor activity, RNA polymerase II-specific [Evidence IEA];~go_function: GO:0003677 - DNA binding [Evidence IEA];~go_function: GO:0008270 - zinc ion binding [Evidence IEA];~go_process: GO:0006351 - transcription, DNA-templated [Evidence IEA];~go_process: GO:0006355 - regulation of transcription, DNA-templated [Evidence IEA]), translating into MESLSCSQCSRQYASYSAYNRHRKTHDRTRWHSCDICDLQFSRSDVLHRHKQIHGESSGGSNSVRQRSIRACDECRRGKIRCDNGNPCRNCLKAGKACAYRMKSTRPSVRDFPKRSAANKSRSEAATSATVTTASSSSQNESLISTMLSPASALEPATGAPNLLSQAAAQPVVDFESLLPVPLPETNAVPLWSGPQINTAGKLNGLGLDWNGSLGKDASFTHIGDISMAPGLGADLSNSYMAGPTKSMGYMPSIIPPAATQRKPPEVVHGIVQEAVDDFQQFPMNDVVFRCRKRRALSQLFDSSFGGLDAPKSASHVLHSFVTCFFDEFHHMWPIMWRQGFDYDAVEPLLYLTMTSIGAIYAGTSRAKAYGMSMLHSLKAAVVSACLACPEHEDKLDQIFEALLLLAIASLHLGHARTPKYIHQARAVLASHARRVNLFSETPAPDSQYDGEESLTRWIKLERKRRMAFAFLRWEAISSILLNTSPQLSCEELCLKIPCNQELWLYVGPDWRERLLTARQEAAFHPMYAELFWHLHGSGTGSLSLTPLSAPIHELMLYGLHLPLGTTPLHTQHALRSPDWESVKRMLNPISLYDRENLSAWLLYHLAYIRIHSNMNLFKIPSTDSDVSTAPFEQQRINDLTCWSTTTSAKVALYHACQIWYLITATLQQDDLVTPYFPNQRAASQHNIVAIICLYYAGVVMRTMADLCPTIDAQILQPRHIMGETLLTSYNIHVEIQKLGDVASRLCPSSEETSWLVTEIKALSLGGWLATSPAVDIWEL; encoded by the coding sequence GACGAGTGTCGCCGGGGTAAGATCCGGTGTGACAACGGCAATCCGTGTCGCAACTGTCTCAAGGCTGGCAAGGCCTGTGCGTATCGCATGAAGTCGACTCGTCCCAGTGTCCGCGACTTTCCGAAGCGCAGTGCTGCTAACAAGTCTCGATCTGAGGCTGCTACGTCTGCCACCGTCACGacggcctcctcttcatcgcaaAATGAGAGCTTGATTTCGACTATGCTGAGTCCGGCTTCGGCCCTGGAGCCCGCTACCGGGGCCCCTAATCTGCTATCGCAAGCAGCAGCGCAACCGGTGGTGGATTTCGAGTCGTTGTTACCAGTACCGCTGCCTGAAACTAATGCGGTGCCGTTGTGGTCGGGGCCTCAGATTAACACAGCAGGAAAGTTGAATGGGCTTGGGCTGGATTGGAATGGAAGTCTCGGTAAGGATGCTTCATTCACACATATTGGCGACATATCTATGGCCCCTGGGCTTGGGGCGGACCTTTCGAATAGTTACATGGCCGGCCCGACGAAAAGCATGGGATACATGCCCAGCATCATCCCACCAGCAGCGACGCAACGCAAACCCCCAGAAGTTGTCCACGGAATCGTACAAGAAGCGGTCGATGATTTCCAGCAGTTCCCCATGAATGACGTTGTTTTCCGCTGCCGCAAAAGGCGAGCCCTGTCCCAACTCTTTGATTCTTCTTTCGGTGGCTTGGACGCGCCAAAGAGCGCAAGCCATGTTCTACATTCATTTGTTACATGCTTCTTCGACGAATTCCATCATATGTGGCCTATAATGTGGCGGCAGGGGTTTGATTATGACGCAGTTGAGCCCTTGCTCTACCTCACAATGACCTCCATCGGAGCCATCTACGCTGGGACTTCTCGGGCGAAGGCGTATGGCATGTCCATGCTGCACTCGTTAAAGGCAGCGGTTGTCAGTGCGTGCCTAGCATGTCCAGAGCACGAGGACAAGCTGGATCAGATATTCGAAGCCCTTCTTTTACTCGCAATTGCATCGCTGCACTTGGGCCATGCCCGGACACCCAAGTATATCCACCAGGCAAGGGCTGTGCTGGCCTCCCACGCGCGAAGAGTCAATCTTTTCAGCGAGacaccagcaccagacaGCCAATACGACGGGGAGGAAAGCCTGACGAGATGGATCAAACTGGAGCGGAAACGACGGATGGCATTCGCCTTTTTGCGGTGGGAGGCCATATCAAGCATTCTTCTAAACACATCGCCCCAGCTTTCATGCGAAGAACTGTGCCTGAAGATCCCCTGTAATCAGGAACTCTGGCTCTATGTCGGACCAGACTGGCGCGAGAGACTGCTGACTGCACGCCAGGAGGCGGCCTTTCATCCCATGTATGCAGAGCTCTTCTGGCACCTGCACGGGAGTGGAACTGgcagtctcagtctcactCCTCTTTCGGCTCCCATCCATGAATTGATGCTTTACGGACTTCACCTGCCACTGGGGACGACACCTTTACATACCCAGCATGCCTTGCGATCGCCTGATTGGGAGTCCGTTAAAAGAATGCTGAATCCGATCTCCCTATACGACCGCGAGAACCTCTCAGCCTGGCTCCTGTACCACCTCGCATACATCCGAATCCACTCTAACATgaatttatttaaaatcCCATCCACAGATTCAGACGTCTCTACCGCTCCATTCGAGCAACAAAGAATCAACGACTTAACCTGCTGGTCCACAACGACTTCCGCCAAAGTCGCCCTGTACCACGCATGCCAGATATGGTACCTCATCACCGCAACACTCCAACAAGACGACCTCGTAACACCCTACTTCCCAAACCAACGAGCCGCCTCGCAACATAACATCGTCGCCATAATATGCCTGTATTACGCCGGAGTCGTCATGCGGACCATGGCTGATCTGTGTCCTACCATTGACGCGCAAATCTTACAGCCAAGGCACATCATGGGCGAGACTCTCCTTACGAGCTATAACATCCATGTGGAAATACAGAAGCTAGGCGATGTAGCTTCGAGACTTTGTCCTTCCTCTGAGGAAACTTCTTGGCTTGTTACTGAGATCAAAGCACTATCCTTGGGGGGCTGGTTAGCTACTTCTCCCGCTGTGGATATCTGGGAACTGTAG